One stretch of Ornithinimicrobium ciconiae DNA includes these proteins:
- a CDS encoding acyltransferase has translation MGTRIAQSADVADGATIGEGSAVWHLAQVREDAVLGAGCIVGRGAYIGTGVRMGDHCKVQNYALVYEPAVLGDGVFIGPAAVLTNDTFPRAINADGSLKSADDWEAVGVTIGRGASIGARAVCVAPVTIGEWATVAAGAVVTKDVPAYALVVGVPARRIGWVGEAGRPLEDAGGGRWTCPVTGRAYEQIEETLRKVEQ, from the coding sequence GTGGGGACGCGCATCGCGCAGAGTGCCGACGTGGCCGACGGGGCCACGATCGGGGAGGGAAGTGCTGTCTGGCACCTGGCCCAGGTGCGCGAGGACGCCGTGCTCGGCGCCGGCTGCATCGTCGGACGCGGTGCCTACATCGGCACCGGGGTGCGGATGGGCGACCACTGCAAGGTGCAGAACTACGCCCTGGTCTATGAGCCCGCGGTGCTGGGCGATGGGGTCTTCATCGGCCCCGCCGCCGTGTTGACCAATGACACCTTCCCCCGGGCGATCAACGCCGACGGCAGCCTCAAGAGCGCCGACGACTGGGAGGCGGTCGGGGTGACCATCGGCCGCGGAGCCTCGATCGGCGCGCGAGCCGTCTGCGTGGCCCCCGTGACGATCGGGGAGTGGGCGACCGTGGCAGCCGGTGCGGTCGTCACCAAGGACGTGCCCGCCTATGCGCTGGTCGTGGGAGTCCCGGCGCGTCGCATCGGCTGGGTCGGTGAGGCGGGACGCCCGCTGGAGGACGCCGGTGGCGGGCGGTGGACCTGCCCGGTGACTGGCAGGGCATACGAGCAGATCGAAGAGACCTTGCGGAAGGTGGAGCAATGA